Proteins from a genomic interval of Helicobacter pylori Shi112:
- a CDS encoding tumor necrosis factor alpha-inducing protein: MLEKPFLKSKQLFLCGLGVLMLQACTCPNTSQRNSFLQDVPYWMLQNRSQYITQGVDSSHIVDGKATEEIEKIATKRATIRVAQNIVHKLKEAYLSKSNRIKQKITNEMFIQMTQPIFDSLMNVDRLGIYINPNNEEVFALVRARSFDKDALSEGLHKMSLDNQAVSVLVSKVEEIFKDSINYGDVKVPIAM; encoded by the coding sequence GTGTTAGAAAAACCTTTTTTAAAAAGCAAGCAATTGTTTTTATGCGGATTGGGTGTTTTGATGTTGCAAGCTTGCACTTGCCCAAACACTTCACAAAGAAATTCTTTTTTACAAGATGTGCCTTATTGGATGTTGCAAAATCGCAGCCAGTATATCACCCAAGGGGTGGATAGCTCGCACATTGTGGATGGTAAGGCAACTGAAGAGATAGAAAAAATCGCTACCAAAAGAGCGACAATAAGAGTGGCGCAAAATATCGTGCATAAACTCAAAGAGGCTTACCTTTCCAAATCCAATCGCATCAAGCAAAAGATCACTAATGAGATGTTTATCCAAATGACACAGCCCATTTTTGACAGCTTGATGAATGTGGATCGTTTAGGGATTTATATCAATCCTAACAATGAGGAAGTGTTTGCGTTAGTGCGCGCGCGTTCTTTTGATAAGGACGCTTTGAGCGAAGGGTTGCATAAAATGTCCTTAGACAATCAAGCGGTGAGTGTCCTTGTTTCTAAAGTGGAAGAAATCTTTAAAGATTCTATCAATTACGGAGATGTTAAAGTCCCTATAGCCATGTAG
- a CDS encoding disulfide bond formation protein B, which produces MNKETRFYNLFSLAILGILIFPVGLANFYFGYVLKDSPCIFCWVQRINMILIGAVALLVVRFGFKPKYIALLLLMASSGLYESFYHTSSHALEDVGQGFALAILGLHTQFWALFVFFSVVVLLAVLLFFAPNTQLFKDYPLNTLQKSAFYVFFIVVGSNAVQAFFSTGPFPYIGQSDPVRFSWNLKESVWSMENWNHLKFPRSVLGRRDVGEPLKLSALPKDNDYERSPLEITKALEIGKKEELFLKLNGAITDLSFNEDKAILTTENQGLYLVGNDLKTIHSHMVLDSYYSATVGSFVGADFNEDENIVIMGNNKTSVEITPNKNANALKNFPYFLEGANSFDEVERSRLKTSRAKNYYVSAARRGAKFTYLITAPNKRYKDLIVISMLNSDKQVHGEFLLELGNAKLKEKRKLSELVISALALKDNKLYAFSKEFNTLLVINPTKEEILEVYGLPKEIKNISAGGFRDNELILVSYENHKNILYTLNF; this is translated from the coding sequence ATGAATAAAGAAACCCGATTTTATAATCTTTTTTCCTTGGCGATTTTAGGGATTTTAATCTTTCCTGTGGGTTTGGCGAATTTTTATTTTGGCTATGTTTTGAAAGATTCGCCTTGCATTTTTTGCTGGGTGCAACGCATCAACATGATTTTAATAGGGGCTGTGGCGCTTTTGGTGGTGCGTTTTGGGTTTAAGCCTAAATACATCGCCTTGCTATTACTCATGGCTAGTAGCGGGTTATATGAGAGCTTTTATCATACCAGTAGCCATGCATTAGAAGATGTGGGGCAGGGCTTTGCACTCGCTATTTTGGGATTGCACACGCAGTTTTGGGCGCTTTTTGTCTTTTTTAGCGTGGTGGTGCTTTTAGCGGTTTTGCTCTTTTTTGCTCCTAATACCCAACTTTTTAAAGATTATCCATTAAACACGCTCCAAAAAAGCGCTTTTTATGTTTTCTTTATTGTGGTGGGTTCTAACGCCGTGCAAGCGTTTTTCTCTACCGGGCCTTTCCCTTACATAGGGCAAAGCGATCCGGTGCGTTTCTCGTGGAATTTAAAAGAATCTGTCTGGTCTATGGAAAATTGGAATCATTTGAAATTCCCAAGAAGCGTTTTGGGCAGAAGAGATGTGGGTGAGCCTTTGAAATTGAGCGCTTTGCCTAAAGATAATGATTATGAGCGTTCGCCTTTAGAAATTACAAAAGCGTTGGAGATTGGAAAAAAAGAAGAGCTTTTTTTAAAACTGAACGGAGCGATCACGGATTTGAGTTTCAATGAAGACAAGGCGATCCTTACCACAGAAAACCAAGGCCTTTATCTTGTGGGTAACGATTTGAAAACCATTCATAGCCATATGGTGCTAGATAGCTATTATAGCGCGACGGTGGGGTCGTTTGTGGGGGCAGATTTTAACGAAGATGAAAACATTGTGATCATGGGCAATAATAAAACGAGCGTAGAAATCACTCCTAACAAAAACGCTAACGCGCTTAAAAACTTCCCTTATTTTTTAGAAGGGGCTAACTCTTTTGATGAAGTGGAACGCAGCCGCTTGAAAACTTCTAGGGCGAAAAACTATTATGTTAGCGCTGCAAGAAGAGGGGCTAAATTCACTTATTTAATCACCGCTCCTAACAAGCGTTATAAGGATTTGATTGTCATCTCCATGCTTAATAGCGACAAACAGGTGCATGGGGAGTTTTTACTTGAATTAGGCAATGCCAAACTTAAAGAAAAAAGGAAACTGAGCGAGTTAGTTATCAGCGCACTAGCTTTAAAGGATAATAAGCTTTATGCGTTCAGTAAGGAATTTAACACGCTTTTAGTTATAAACCCTACAAAAGAAGAGATTCTTGAAGTTTATGGCTTGCCTAAAGAGATTAAAAATATCAGCGCTGGAGGGTTTAGGGATAATGAGCTTATCCTTGTGAGTTATGAGAATCATAAAAATATTCTCTATACTCTTAATTTTTAA
- a CDS encoding HAD-IA family hydrolase: MHKFLDGAKSEILKYDVISFDIFDTLLLRPFIKPTDLFLYIETKYDIKGFCQARILAEMQSRKISKEQDITLDEIYHQIPKEFHSYKEVEIATEKEMLIPNLEMLELYRFAKENNKRVIIVSDMYLPLEVLEDILISKGFDGYTNFYLSSHIMLTKHSKDLFKHVLKQENITHTQMLHVGDNSWADDAMPKSLGIATLFRKSVLKQFEEIFPKYQTFSPTSVAQSFILGSLCVFYKNYIQKHEKFDYWFLLGAMQAGIVAIAYCQFIYKEIHKRNIDTLVFVARDGYLLQKIFNILYPNSYKTTYVYAPRILKKAVFLEVIEGESLEILRILEGEEEIKKKQITTNQQAYIYIYSNFEHCRHLALKCLDNYRKYLSSLNLEGNIAIVDTITLGYSSQELIQKALNKEVFGCYVDLLRILNHDCVSFLPFSHPKSIYFHNWDFMEFLLTSPEYPILNVENGVPIYQKNVSSCEKHRSKAYEKIVEGAVGYALYFKESQISLDIHDVIKWVNFFIDHPSIQDQEQFKQIYFLPDATHKNALPLFCNDVSLLSCILKPSQSYGILKRSLRTNKQERLFKILSLIKKIYGKLKKKS; encoded by the coding sequence ATGCACAAATTTTTGGATGGGGCAAAAAGTGAGATTTTAAAATACGATGTGATTTCTTTTGATATTTTTGATACCCTTCTTTTAAGACCTTTCATTAAACCCACAGATTTATTTTTGTATATTGAGACTAAATATGATATTAAAGGTTTTTGTCAAGCAAGGATTTTAGCAGAAATGCAATCTAGAAAAATCAGTAAAGAACAAGACATTACTCTAGATGAAATTTATCATCAAATTCCAAAAGAGTTTCATTCATATAAGGAAGTAGAAATTGCCACTGAAAAAGAGATGCTTATTCCAAACTTAGAGATGTTAGAACTCTATCGTTTCGCTAAAGAGAACAATAAGAGAGTGATTATTGTATCAGATATGTATTTACCTTTAGAGGTCCTTGAAGATATTTTAATTTCTAAGGGTTTTGATGGTTATACAAATTTCTATCTTAGTAGCCATATAATGCTTACTAAACATTCAAAGGATTTGTTTAAACATGTTTTAAAACAAGAAAATATTACTCACACACAAATGTTGCATGTTGGTGATAATTCTTGGGCAGATGACGCTATGCCTAAAAGTTTAGGTATAGCAACGCTATTTAGAAAAAGCGTGTTGAAACAATTTGAAGAAATTTTTCCTAAATACCAAACATTTAGTCCAACTAGTGTTGCACAAAGCTTTATTTTAGGATCTTTATGCGTTTTTTATAAAAATTATATTCAAAAACATGAAAAGTTTGATTATTGGTTTCTTTTGGGAGCGATGCAGGCAGGAATTGTAGCCATTGCTTATTGCCAGTTTATCTATAAAGAGATTCATAAAAGAAATATTGATACTTTAGTGTTTGTTGCACGAGATGGTTATTTATTGCAAAAAATTTTTAATATTTTATATCCAAATTCATATAAAACTACTTATGTCTATGCTCCCAGAATTTTAAAAAAAGCGGTATTTTTAGAAGTCATAGAGGGCGAGAGTTTGGAAATTTTGCGTATTTTAGAAGGCGAAGAAGAAATTAAAAAGAAGCAAATCACCACTAACCAACAAGCATATATATATATATATAGTAACTTTGAACATTGCCGCCATTTAGCGTTAAAATGTTTAGATAATTACAGAAAATACTTGTCTTCATTAAATTTAGAGGGAAATATCGCTATTGTAGATACGATTACTTTGGGCTACTCTTCGCAAGAGTTAATACAAAAAGCTTTGAATAAAGAAGTTTTTGGATGCTATGTGGATCTCTTAAGAATTTTAAATCATGATTGCGTGAGTTTCTTACCTTTTTCACACCCTAAATCCATTTATTTTCATAATTGGGATTTTATGGAGTTTTTGCTAACAAGCCCTGAATACCCCATTTTAAATGTAGAAAATGGCGTTCCAATTTATCAAAAAAATGTTTCATCTTGCGAAAAACACCGCTCTAAAGCTTATGAAAAAATAGTAGAAGGGGCTGTTGGATATGCTTTATATTTTAAAGAAAGTCAAATTTCTTTAGACATTCATGATGTGATAAAGTGGGTCAATTTCTTTATTGATCATCCTAGTATTCAAGATCAAGAGCAATTTAAACAAATTTATTTTCTTCCAGATGCAACGCATAAAAACGCTCTGCCCTTGTTTTGCAACGATGTTTCTTTATTGTCTTGTATTTTAAAACCTTCACAAAGTTATGGCATATTAAAAAGAAGCCTTAGGACAAACAAGCAAGAGAGATTGTTTAAAATATTATCTCTAATTAAAAAAATCTATGGGAAGTTAAAAAAGAAATCATAA
- a CDS encoding 2-oxoacid:acceptor oxidoreductase family protein, giving the protein MEAQLRFTGVGGQGVLLAGEILAEAKIVSGGYGTKTSTYTSQVRGGPTKVDILLDKDEIIFPYAKEGEIDFMLSVAQISYNQFKSDIKQGGIVVIDPNLVTPTKEDEEKYQIYKIPIISIAKDEVGNIITQSVVALAITVELTKCVEENIVLDTMLKKVPAKVADTNKKAFEIGKKHALEALKK; this is encoded by the coding sequence ATGGAAGCGCAATTACGATTTACGGGCGTTGGAGGGCAAGGCGTGCTGTTAGCAGGAGAGATTTTAGCTGAAGCTAAGATTGTGAGTGGGGGCTATGGCACTAAGACTTCCACTTACACTTCGCAAGTGCGCGGGGGGCCTACTAAGGTGGATATTTTGCTAGACAAAGATGAAATTATTTTCCCCTATGCTAAAGAGGGCGAGATTGATTTCATGCTTTCAGTCGCTCAAATCAGCTACAACCAGTTTAAAAGCGATATTAAACAAGGCGGTATCGTTGTCATTGATCCCAATCTGGTAACCCCCACCAAAGAAGATGAAGAAAAGTATCAAATTTATAAAATCCCCATTATCAGTATCGCTAAAGATGAAGTGGGTAACATCATCACGCAATCTGTGGTAGCGTTAGCCATTACCGTGGAGCTTACCAAATGCGTAGAAGAAAATATCGTGCTAGACACCATGCTTAAAAAAGTCCCTGCAAAAGTCGCTGACACCAACAAAAAAGCCTTTGAAATTGGGAAAAAACATGCTTTAGAAGCTTTGAAAAAATAA
- a CDS encoding 2-oxoglutarate ferredoxin oxidoreductase subunit beta yields the protein MAFNYDEYLRVDKIPTLWCWGCGDGVILKSIIRTIDALGWKMDDVCLVSGIGCSGRMSSYVNCNTVHTTHGRAVAYATGIKMANPSKHVIVVSGDGDGFAIGGNHTMHACRRNIDLNFILVNNFIYGLTNSQTSPTTPNGMWTVTAQWGNIDNQFDPCALTTAAGASFVARESVLDPQKLEKVLKEGFTHKGFSFFDVHSNCHINLGRKNKMGEASQMLKWMESRLVSKRQFEAMSPEERVDKFPTGVLKHDTDRKEYCEAYQEIIEKAQGKQ from the coding sequence ATGGCGTTTAATTATGATGAATATTTGCGTGTGGATAAAATACCCACTTTGTGGTGTTGGGGCTGTGGCGATGGCGTGATTTTGAAATCCATTATCCGCACGATTGACGCTTTAGGCTGGAAAATGGATGATGTGTGTTTGGTGAGCGGGATTGGTTGCAGCGGGCGCATGAGTTCGTATGTGAATTGCAACACCGTTCATACCACGCATGGTAGGGCTGTAGCGTATGCGACAGGGATTAAAATGGCTAACCCTAGTAAGCATGTGATCGTGGTTTCTGGCGATGGCGATGGCTTTGCTATTGGAGGCAATCACACCATGCATGCATGCCGAAGAAACATTGATTTGAATTTTATTTTAGTGAATAATTTCATTTATGGTTTGACCAATTCTCAGACTTCGCCCACCACGCCTAATGGCATGTGGACGGTTACGGCTCAATGGGGGAATATTGATAACCAATTTGACCCATGCGCTTTAACCACCGCTGCAGGGGCGAGTTTTGTGGCTAGAGAGAGCGTTTTAGACCCTCAAAAATTAGAAAAAGTGCTTAAAGAAGGTTTTACGCACAAGGGCTTTAGCTTCTTTGATGTCCATAGTAATTGCCATATCAATTTAGGGCGTAAGAATAAAATGGGCGAAGCGTCTCAAATGCTAAAATGGATGGAAAGCCGATTAGTGAGCAAACGCCAATTTGAAGCCATGAGCCCTGAAGAAAGGGTGGATAAATTCCCTACAGGCGTTTTAAAACATGACACAGACAGGAAAGAATATTGCGAAGCGTATCAAGAAATCATTGAAAAAGCACAAGGAAAACAATAA
- a CDS encoding 2-oxoglutarate synthase subunit alpha produces the protein MREIISDGNELVAKAAIEVGCRFFGGYPITPSSDIMHAMSVALPKCGGHFIQMEDEISGISVSLGASMSGTKSMTASSGPGISLKVEQIGYSFMAEIPLVIADVMRSGPSTGMPTRVAQGDVNFLKHPIHGDFKAVALAPANLEEAYTETVRAFNLAEMLMTPVFLLMDETVGHMYGKVQIPDLEEVQKMTINRKEFVGDKKDYKPYGVAQDEPAVLNPFFKGYRYHVSGLHHGPIGFPTEDVKIGGDLIDRLFHKIESKQDIINENEEMDLEGAEIVIIAYGSVSLAVKEALKDYHKESKQKVGFFRPKTLWPSPAKRLKEIGDKYEKILVIELNKGQYLEEIERAMQREVHFLGQANGRTISPKQIIAKLKEL, from the coding sequence ATGCGTGAGATTATTTCTGATGGGAATGAATTAGTCGCTAAAGCGGCGATTGAAGTGGGGTGTCGGTTTTTTGGGGGCTATCCTATCACGCCAAGCTCGGATATTATGCATGCGATGAGCGTGGCTTTACCCAAATGCGGCGGTCATTTTATCCAAATGGAAGATGAAATCAGCGGGATTAGCGTGTCTTTAGGAGCAAGCATGAGCGGGACGAAGTCTATGACCGCGAGCTCTGGGCCTGGTATTTCATTAAAAGTGGAGCAAATCGGTTATTCTTTCATGGCAGAAATCCCTTTAGTGATCGCTGATGTGATGCGTTCAGGCCCATCAACCGGAATGCCCACTCGTGTGGCTCAAGGCGATGTGAATTTCTTAAAACACCCCATACATGGGGATTTTAAAGCCGTCGCGCTCGCTCCTGCAAATTTGGAGGAAGCTTACACAGAAACCGTTCGTGCGTTCAATTTGGCTGAAATGCTCATGACTCCTGTATTCTTGCTCATGGATGAAACCGTGGGGCATATGTATGGCAAGGTGCAAATCCCAGATTTAGAAGAAGTGCAAAAGATGACTATTAATCGTAAGGAATTTGTGGGCGATAAAAAAGACTACAAGCCTTATGGGGTCGCACAAGACGAGCCGGCCGTCTTAAACCCTTTCTTTAAAGGCTATCGCTACCATGTTTCAGGCTTGCACCATGGGCCTATTGGCTTTCCTACTGAAGACGTTAAAATCGGTGGGGATTTGATTGACAGATTATTCCATAAGATTGAATCCAAGCAAGACATTATCAACGAAAATGAGGAAATGGATTTAGAGGGTGCTGAAATCGTCATTATCGCTTATGGTTCGGTTTCTCTAGCGGTTAAAGAAGCCTTGAAAGATTACCATAAAGAGAGCAAGCAAAAAGTCGGCTTTTTCAGGCCTAAAACCTTATGGCCAAGCCCGGCTAAACGCTTGAAAGAAATAGGGGATAAATACGAAAAAATCCTTGTGATTGAATTGAATAAAGGGCAGTATTTAGAAGAAATTGAAAGGGCTATGCAAAGAGAGGTGCATTTCTTGGGGCAAGCCAATGGGCGCACGATTTCGCCTAAACAAATCATCGCAAAATTGAAGGAGCTTTAA
- a CDS encoding 4Fe-4S dicluster domain-containing protein encodes MAKMSAPDGVAVWVNEDRCKGCDICVSVCPAGVLGMGIEKERVLGKVAKVAYPESCIGCMQCELNCPDFAIYVADRKDFKFAKVSKDAQERSEKVKANKYMLLEETILEGRGK; translated from the coding sequence ATGGCTAAAATGAGCGCTCCAGATGGGGTTGCCGTTTGGGTGAATGAAGACAGGTGTAAGGGTTGTGATATTTGCGTATCGGTATGCCCTGCTGGGGTTCTTGGCATGGGGATTGAAAAAGAAAGGGTGCTTGGAAAAGTGGCCAAAGTAGCCTACCCAGAGAGTTGTATCGGTTGCATGCAATGCGAGTTGAACTGCCCGGATTTTGCGATTTATGTGGCTGACAGGAAGGATTTCAAATTCGCTAAAGTTTCTAAAGACGCTCAAGAAAGAAGCGAAAAGGTTAAGGCCAATAAATACATGCTCTTAGAAGAGACTATTTTAGAAGGGAGAGGCAAATAA
- the mltG gene encoding endolytic transglycosylase MltG: protein MTNKRVNTATNKIMTLNTFLDMFLLLFISVLFYLSIPIYPNKVVVVPQGSLKKVFFSLKEQGVDINALDVLFLRLMGMPKKGYIDMGDGALRKGDFLVRLIKAKAAYKSATLIPGESRYFFTQILSETYQLETSDLNQAYESIAPRLNGAVIEDGVIWPDTYHLPLGEDAFKIMQTLIGQSMKKHEALSKQWLGYYYKEEWFEKIILASIVQKEAANIEEMPLIASVIFNRLKKGMPLQMDGALNYQEFSHAKVTKERIKTDNTPYNTYKFKGLPKNPVGSVSLEAIKAVIFPKKTDFLYFVKMPDKKHAFSATYKEHLKNINLSNNHFYD from the coding sequence ATGACAAATAAAAGAGTGAATACTGCCACAAACAAGATAATGACATTAAATACTTTCTTGGATATGTTTCTTCTTTTATTCATCAGCGTTCTTTTTTATTTAAGTATACCAATTTATCCTAACAAAGTGGTGGTTGTCCCGCAAGGTTCGCTCAAAAAAGTGTTTTTTTCTTTAAAAGAGCAAGGCGTGGATATTAACGCTTTGGATGTGCTTTTTTTACGCCTGATGGGCATGCCTAAAAAAGGTTATATTGATATGGGCGATGGGGCTTTAAGGAAGGGGGATTTTTTAGTCCGCTTGATTAAAGCAAAAGCGGCATATAAAAGCGCGACTCTAATCCCTGGAGAAAGCCGCTATTTTTTCACGCAAATTTTGAGCGAGACTTACCAACTAGAAACAAGCGATCTCAATCAAGCTTATGAAAGCATCGCCCCACGATTGAATGGCGCTGTAATAGAAGATGGGGTGATATGGCCAGACACTTATCATTTGCCTTTAGGGGAGGACGCCTTTAAAATCATGCAAACTTTGATCGGCCAATCCATGAAAAAACACGAAGCCTTAAGCAAACAATGGCTTGGATACTACTATAAAGAAGAGTGGTTTGAAAAAATCATTCTCGCTTCTATTGTGCAAAAAGAAGCCGCTAATATTGAAGAAATGCCCTTGATTGCGAGCGTGATTTTTAACCGCTTGAAAAAAGGCATGCCCTTACAAATGGATGGGGCTTTGAATTATCAGGAATTTTCACACGCTAAAGTAACAAAAGAGCGCATTAAAACCGATAACACCCCCTACAATACCTATAAATTTAAGGGCTTGCCTAAAAATCCTGTAGGGAGCGTGAGCCTAGAAGCGATTAAAGCCGTGATCTTCCCTAAAAAAACTGATTTCTTGTATTTTGTGAAAATGCCGGATAAAAAACATGCTTTCAGCGCGACTTATAAGGAGCATTTAAAAAACATTAATCTTTCTAATAATCATTTTTATGATTAG
- a CDS encoding DUF3971 domain-containing protein → MNKRRNISKKVFNVIILFVAVFTLLFVIHKTLSNGIHIQNLKIGKLGISELYLKLNNKLSLEVERVDLSAFFHQKPTKKRLEVSDLIKNIRYGIWAVSYFEKLKVKEIILDDKNKANIFFDGNKYELEFPGVKGEFSLEDDKNIKLKIINLLFKDIKVQVDGNAHYSPKARKMAFNLIVKPLIEPSAAIYLQGLTDLKTIELKINTSPMKSLAFLKPLFQRQSQKNLKTWIFDKIQFASFKIDNASIKANFTPSEFIPSLLENSVVKATLIKPSVVFNDGLSPIKMDKTELIFKNKQLLIQPQKITYETMELNGSYATFSNLLEAPKLEVFLKTTPNYYGDSIKDLLSAYKVVLPLDKISTPSSADLKLTLQFLKNTAPLFSVQGNVNLQEGTLSLYNIPLYTQNASVNLDITQEYQYIYIETTHTRYENMLDLDAKIALDLNKKTLSLDSLVHKIRFNTNNNINMRSYGLNNDPDNPQPTKFSLDLKSLHSIIQEGENSEAFRRKIIDTIKAQSEDKFTKDVFYATEDTLKNLSLNFDFSNPSHLQWSVPQLLLEGEFKDNAYVFRIKDLKKIKPYSPIMKYFALEDGSLEVSTSDFVNIDFFAKDLKITLPIYHSNGMQFNSLSLFGSINKDEISVYTPSKSISIKVKGDQKDIILNNIDLSIDDFLDSKMPAIAGLFSKERKEKPNSKEIQDEDIFISAKQRYEKAHKIIPISTRIHAKDVVLIYKKMPFPLENLDIVAQDDRVKIDGNYKNGMIMADLVHGALYLKAHNFSGDYINTILQKDFVEGGLFTLIGALEDQVFNGELKFQNTSLKNFALMQNMINLINTIPSLIVFRNPHLGANGYQIKKGSVVFGITKEYLGLEKIDLIGKTLDIAGNGIIELDKNKLDLNLEVSTIKALSNVLNKIPIVGYLVLGKGGKITTNVNVKGTLDKPKTQVTLAADIIQAPFKILRRIFTPIDIIVDEVKKNIDSKRK, encoded by the coding sequence ATGAATAAAAGAAGAAACATATCCAAGAAAGTATTTAATGTCATTATCTTGTTTGTGGCAGTATTCACTCTTTTATTTGTCATCCATAAGACCCTTTCAAACGGCATTCACATACAAAATTTAAAAATTGGAAAGCTTGGCATTTCTGAATTATACTTAAAACTTAATAACAAGCTTTCTTTAGAAGTTGAACGGGTTGATCTATCTGCTTTCTTCCATCAAAAACCCACTAAAAAGCGTTTAGAAGTTTCTGATCTGATTAAAAATATCCGTTATGGCATTTGGGCGGTGTCTTATTTTGAAAAGCTTAAAGTCAAAGAAATCATTTTAGATGATAAAAATAAAGCCAATATCTTTTTTGACGGGAATAAATACGAGTTAGAATTCCCGGGAGTCAAAGGGGAATTTTCCCTAGAAGATGATAAAAATATCAAGCTTAAAATCATCAATTTGCTTTTTAAAGATATTAAAGTCCAAGTAGATGGCAACGCCCACTATTCACCCAAAGCTAGGAAAATGGCGTTCAATTTGATCGTCAAGCCCTTAATTGAACCCAGCGCTGCAATTTATTTGCAAGGGCTAACCGATTTAAAAACCATAGAATTAAAAATTAACACTTCTCCAATGAAAAGCCTAGCGTTTTTAAAGCCTCTTTTCCAACGCCAATCGCAAAAAAATTTAAAAACATGGATTTTTGATAAAATCCAATTTGCTAGCTTTAAGATTGATAACGCTTCAATCAAAGCCAATTTCACTCCTAGCGAGTTTATCCCATCGCTTTTGGAAAATTCTGTAGTTAAAGCCACTTTGATTAAACCTTCAGTCGTTTTTAATGATGGCTTATCGCCCATTAAAATGGATAAAACCGAATTGATCTTTAAAAACAAACAGCTTCTCATACAGCCCCAAAAAATCACTTATGAAACCATGGAATTAAACGGCTCTTACGCCACTTTTTCCAATTTGTTAGAAGCCCCTAAGTTGGAGGTTTTTTTAAAAACGACCCCTAATTATTATGGCGATAGCATTAAGGATTTATTGAGCGCTTATAAAGTCGTTTTACCTTTGGATAAAATCAGCACGCCATCTAGCGCGGATTTGAAACTCACCTTGCAATTCTTAAAAAACACCGCCCCTTTATTTAGCGTTCAAGGCAATGTTAATTTGCAAGAAGGCACCCTCTCGCTCTATAATATCCCCCTTTATACGCAAAACGCTAGCGTGAACCTAGATATTACCCAAGAATACCAATACATCTACATAGAAACTACCCACACCCGCTATGAAAACATGCTGGATTTGGACGCTAAAATCGCTTTAGATTTGAATAAAAAAACCCTTTCTTTGGATTCTTTAGTCCATAAAATACGATTCAACACTAACAATAATATCAACATGCGTTCTTATGGCTTGAATAACGACCCAGATAACCCACAGCCTACTAAATTTTCTTTAGATTTAAAAAGCTTGCATTCTATTATTCAAGAGGGTGAAAACTCAGAGGCGTTTAGAAGAAAAATCATAGACACCATTAAAGCCCAAAGTGAAGACAAATTCACTAAAGATGTTTTCTACGCTACAGAAGACACTCTTAAAAACCTTTCTTTGAATTTTGATTTTTCTAACCCCAGCCACTTGCAATGGAGCGTGCCACAACTTTTATTGGAGGGCGAATTTAAAGATAACGCCTATGTTTTTAGAATCAAAGATTTGAAAAAAATCAAGCCCTATTCCCCTATTATGAAATATTTCGCCTTAGAAGATGGCTCTTTAGAAGTTTCTACGAGCGATTTTGTCAATATTGATTTTTTTGCTAAGGATTTAAAAATCACTTTACCCATCTATCATAGCAACGGCATGCAATTCAATTCCCTCTCTTTATTTGGCTCTATTAATAAGGATGAAATTTCTGTCTATACTCCAAGCAAAAGCATATCTATAAAAGTTAAGGGGGATCAAAAGGATATTATCCTTAATAACATTGATTTGAGTATTGATGATTTTTTAGATAGCAAGATGCCAGCTATTGCGGGATTATTCTCAAAAGAACGAAAAGAAAAGCCTAACTCTAAAGAAATCCAAGATGAAGATATTTTCATTAGCGCCAAACAACGCTATGAAAAAGCCCACAAAATTATCCCTATCTCTACACGCATCCATGCTAAAGATGTCGTGTTAATCTATAAAAAAATGCCTTTTCCTTTAGAAAATCTTGATATTGTCGCTCAAGATGATAGAGTGAAAATTGATGGCAATTATAAAAACGGCATGATCATGGCGGATTTAGTGCATGGGGCTTTGTATCTTAAGGCTCATAATTTTAGCGGGGATTATATCAATACCATCCTCCAAAAAGATTTCGTAGAAGGGGGCTTATTCACGCTTATTGGGGCTCTTGAAGATCAGGTTTTCAACGGCGAATTGAAATTCCAAAACACAAGCTTAAAGAATTTCGCTCTCATGCAAAACATGATCAATCTCATCAACACCATTCCCTCCCTCATTGTCTTTAGGAACCCTCATTTAGGGGCTAATGGCTATCAAATCAAAAAGGGGTCTGTTGTTTTTGGGATCACTAAAGAATATTTAGGGTTAGAAAAAATTGATCTTATCGGCAAAACGCTTGATATTGCTGGCAATGGGATCATTGAATTAGACAAAAACAAATTAGATTTGAATTTAGAAGTTTCCACTATCAAGGCTTTGAGTAATGTCTTAAATAAAATCCCTATTGTGGGCTATCTTGTCTTAGGAAAAGGAGGTAAAATCACCACTAATGTGAATGTCAAAGGCACGCTGGATAAACCTAAAACTCAAGTAACTTTAGCAGCAGATATTATCCAAGCGCCTTTTAAAATCTTGCGCCGTATTTTCACACCCATTGACATCATCGTGGATGAAGTCAAAAAAAACATTGATTCAAAAAGGAAGTAA